A window of the Egibacter rhizosphaerae genome harbors these coding sequences:
- a CDS encoding DMT family transporter produces MPDLARPTTTTRTGFLLVAAAAALWGTDGLFRFGLAEGLPGSTVVAAEHLILVVLMFPLLVRGARRARRTFSPGDVVALLLVGVGASAVATVLFTSAFAYGDPNTPLLLQQLQPVFAVLGARLLLGERLRRRFPVFFVAALAGAFLVAFPDPTEVGVAGAAPALLAASAALLWAMGTVLGRRLTAKVSFTELAALRFGVGLPAALALLPIGGGVQAATTLDGAAWLSLLLLALIPGLLGLVVYYRGLRGTPAASATLAELAFPLSSLVVNYVAFGAVLTTSQVVGVALLAGTIAVMGVAHQRRPEAAGVAVPTRSGRVETS; encoded by the coding sequence GTGCCTGACCTCGCGCGACCAACGACGACCACCCGCACCGGATTCCTGCTGGTGGCCGCCGCCGCGGCCCTCTGGGGCACCGACGGGCTCTTCCGGTTCGGCCTGGCCGAGGGGCTGCCCGGCAGCACCGTCGTCGCCGCCGAGCACCTCATCCTCGTCGTCCTCATGTTCCCGTTGCTCGTCCGCGGCGCCCGGCGAGCCCGCCGCACCTTCTCTCCCGGCGACGTCGTCGCGCTGCTCCTGGTGGGCGTGGGCGCCTCCGCCGTGGCCACGGTGCTGTTCACCAGCGCGTTCGCGTACGGCGACCCGAACACGCCCCTTCTCCTGCAGCAGCTGCAGCCGGTGTTCGCGGTGCTCGGGGCACGTCTGCTGCTGGGCGAACGACTACGGCGCCGCTTCCCCGTGTTCTTCGTCGCCGCGCTGGCCGGTGCGTTCCTCGTGGCCTTCCCCGACCCCACCGAGGTCGGTGTCGCAGGGGCCGCGCCCGCGCTGCTGGCCGCGTCCGCCGCGCTGCTGTGGGCGATGGGCACCGTGCTGGGCCGCCGGCTCACGGCCAAGGTGAGCTTCACCGAGCTCGCCGCGCTGCGGTTCGGCGTGGGCCTGCCCGCCGCGCTCGCGCTCCTGCCGATCGGGGGCGGGGTGCAGGCGGCGACCACACTCGACGGCGCTGCGTGGCTGTCGCTGCTCCTGCTCGCGCTGATCCCGGGGCTGCTCGGGCTGGTCGTCTATTACCGCGGCCTGCGCGGCACTCCGGCCGCCAGCGCCACCCTGGCCGAGCTGGCGTTCCCGCTGAGCTCGCTGGTCGTCAACTACGTGGCCTTCGGGGCGGTGCTGACCACGAGCCAGGTCGTCGGCGTCGCATTGCTGGCGGGCACGATCGCCGTGATGGGGGTGGCACACCAACGGCGTCCCGAGGCCGCGGGGGTGGCCGTCCCCACCCGCTCGGGCCGCGTCGAGACCTCGTAG
- a CDS encoding HNH endonuclease: MCGYDGKVDTTPVGLDAAHVRWWAAGGPDTLDHGLALCALHHKALDLGVLGISEEHRIQVSRAFHGGQRAQALVASLAGHPLALPQPGAPTLSEIHRGWHAREVFREPPRQLAAAAEADSPP, from the coding sequence GTGTGCGGCTACGACGGGAAGGTGGACACCACGCCGGTGGGATTGGACGCCGCACACGTGCGCTGGTGGGCCGCGGGCGGTCCCGACACCCTGGACCACGGGCTCGCGCTGTGCGCCCTTCACCACAAGGCCCTCGACCTCGGCGTGCTCGGCATCAGCGAGGAGCACCGCATCCAGGTCTCGCGCGCCTTCCACGGCGGCCAGCGCGCCCAGGCACTGGTGGCATCGCTGGCCGGCCACCCACTGGCGCTGCCGCAGCCCGGCGCGCCGACGCTCAGCGAGATCCACCGCGGCTGGCACGCCCGCGAGGTCTTCCGCGAGCCACCCCGCCAGCTGGCCGCGGCGGCCGAGGCCGACTCGCCCCCCTAA
- a CDS encoding transposase — translation MTDATGHDAERERSDEDREVAERLVEQAREEGLDLVGPDGVLTGLTKHLLETGPEAELSEHLGYDKHAVEGRDGSNSCNGIRSKTVLTEIGPVPLEVPRDREGSFEPKLVKKRQRRLSGVDEMVLSLSAKGLTPGEVQAHLAEVYGAEVSRETVSKITDRIKRGGGRLAEPAARARVCRGVHRARRGPRSATGRWPTGPRTPPSA, via the coding sequence ATGACCGATGCCACTGGACATGATGCCGAGCGGGAGCGCTCGGACGAGGACCGCGAAGTCGCCGAACGCCTCGTGGAGCAGGCTCGCGAAGAAGGCCTGGACCTGGTCGGCCCCGACGGGGTGCTGACGGGGTTGACCAAGCACCTGCTCGAGACGGGCCCGGAGGCCGAGTTGTCGGAGCATCTGGGCTATGACAAGCACGCCGTCGAAGGCCGCGACGGCAGCAACTCGTGCAACGGCATCCGCTCGAAGACGGTGCTGACCGAGATTGGCCCGGTTCCGCTGGAGGTGCCGCGGGATCGGGAGGGTTCGTTCGAGCCCAAGCTGGTCAAGAAGCGCCAGCGGCGCCTGTCGGGCGTGGATGAGATGGTGCTGTCGCTATCGGCCAAGGGCCTGACGCCCGGCGAGGTGCAAGCCCATCTGGCGGAGGTGTACGGCGCCGAGGTGTCGCGTGAGACGGTGTCGAAGATCACCGACCGGATCAAGAGAGGAGGTGGGCGACTGGCTGAACCGGCCGCTCGAGCGCGTGTATGCCGCGGTGTTCATCGCGCGCGTCGTGGCCCGAGGTCCGCGACGGGCAGGTGGCCAACCGGCCCGCGGACACCGCCATCGGCATGA
- a CDS encoding hemerythrin domain-containing protein, whose product MAEDRDIVELLLEEHREFRELFEELEAAARDEREELFRYTVARLASHEAAEEAVVHRTVRDDVPSGQAVAEAVLAEEDSAEHLLAEMADMDPTSDEFMESLGRLRDDVVEHAGHEERDEFPLIREHVDAERRREMGRRFQQLRDSGPTRPHPGTPQQPETRAAAGPIVGAFDRARDAARNVFAD is encoded by the coding sequence ATGGCTGAGGATCGCGACATCGTCGAATTGCTGCTCGAGGAGCATCGGGAGTTCCGGGAGTTGTTCGAGGAGCTCGAGGCTGCGGCACGGGACGAGCGCGAGGAGTTGTTCCGCTACACCGTCGCGCGCCTGGCCAGCCACGAGGCGGCGGAGGAAGCAGTGGTGCACCGCACCGTCCGCGACGACGTGCCCAGCGGGCAGGCTGTCGCCGAAGCGGTGCTCGCCGAGGAGGACTCGGCCGAGCATCTGTTGGCCGAAATGGCCGACATGGACCCCACGTCCGATGAGTTCATGGAGTCGCTCGGCCGTCTGCGTGACGACGTCGTCGAGCACGCTGGGCACGAGGAGCGCGACGAGTTCCCGTTGATCCGCGAGCACGTCGATGCTGAGCGACGCCGCGAGATGGGGCGCCGCTTCCAGCAGCTGCGTGACTCCGGGCCCACGCGTCCGCATCCGGGAACCCCCCAGCAGCCCGAGACGCGCGCGGCCGCAGGCCCCATCGTGGGAGCCTTCGACCGTGCCCGCGACGCTGCCCGCAACGTCTTCGCCGACTGA
- a CDS encoding YciI family protein has translation MKYMLIMRATDETFAAYEHVDFEEIIEAMGRFNQEMISAGVLVAAEGLDDASEGVVVDYSSQPPVVTDGPYGETKELFTGFWIVDVASKDEAIEWAKRAPLTGPGSKLEIRRVNSVEEFPQDNEWTRKERAWREATGQL, from the coding sequence GTGAAGTACATGCTGATCATGCGCGCGACCGACGAGACCTTCGCGGCCTACGAGCACGTCGACTTCGAGGAGATCATCGAGGCGATGGGCCGGTTCAACCAGGAGATGATCTCGGCCGGGGTCCTCGTCGCGGCCGAGGGGCTCGATGATGCGTCGGAGGGCGTGGTCGTCGACTACTCGTCGCAGCCGCCGGTGGTGACCGACGGGCCGTACGGGGAAACCAAAGAGCTGTTCACCGGCTTCTGGATCGTCGACGTCGCCTCCAAGGACGAGGCGATCGAGTGGGCCAAGCGGGCGCCGTTGACCGGCCCGGGAAGCAAGCTCGAGATCCGGCGGGTCAACAGCGTCGAGGAGTTCCCGCAGGACAACGAGTGGACCCGGAAGGAGCGGGCGTGGCGGGAGGCCACGGGCCAGCTGTGA
- a CDS encoding DUF1028 domain-containing protein — protein MTFSIATHDPHSGWFAAGAVTAMPAVGKLVTHARAGVGAACTQATINPYLAIDGLAQLADGRHAQPVLKELVSADPGRDFRQAGLVDGHGGAWAWTGEQTPQWAGHLVHPHVVVQGNRLVGPETLEATLEAFQQRDGQVLAHRILEALAAGEATGADTKGALSANLTVFATEDYPLWDVRVDHTEDPVAALRSLVEEFDQELLPQVRKLPTRADPMGEAAREQTESIG, from the coding sequence ATGACGTTCTCCATCGCCACTCACGATCCCCACAGCGGATGGTTCGCTGCGGGCGCGGTCACCGCCATGCCGGCTGTGGGCAAGCTGGTCACCCACGCGCGAGCAGGGGTGGGCGCCGCGTGCACCCAGGCCACGATCAACCCGTACCTGGCCATCGACGGCTTGGCGCAGCTCGCCGATGGGCGGCACGCGCAGCCGGTGTTGAAGGAGCTGGTCAGCGCTGATCCTGGTCGCGACTTCCGCCAGGCCGGGCTCGTCGACGGCCACGGTGGCGCGTGGGCGTGGACCGGCGAGCAAACCCCCCAGTGGGCCGGCCATCTGGTGCATCCCCACGTTGTCGTCCAAGGCAATCGGCTCGTGGGCCCCGAGACGTTGGAGGCGACGCTCGAAGCATTCCAACAGCGTGACGGCCAAGTGCTCGCGCATCGCATCCTCGAGGCGCTGGCCGCCGGCGAGGCGACCGGGGCCGACACGAAAGGTGCGTTGTCGGCCAACCTGACGGTGTTCGCCACCGAGGACTATCCCCTGTGGGATGTGCGCGTCGACCACACCGAGGATCCCGTAGCCGCGTTGCGCAGCCTGGTCGAGGAGTTCGACCAGGAACTCCTCCCCCAAGTCCGAAAGCTGCCCACCCGGGCTGACCCCATGGGCGAGGCCGCTCGCGAGCAGACCGAATCGATCGGCTGA
- a CDS encoding helix-turn-helix transcriptional regulator has translation MEGTGNDTPLDQGQLGALCSLEDSTRLRLYTYVAEAGEPVTRDQAAAALDIDRSLAAYHLDKLANEGLLVPSFARPEGRGGPGAGRPAKHYARADREFAVSLPPRDYRLAAELFARAAAADATGTVRGALEQAATRMGRELAADGADLHDQLRQQGFAPYDDGDTVWLRNCPFHQLAREHTALVCGMNLALLTGMTEALNTEVNPRLDPGPDRCCVTLET, from the coding sequence GTGGAGGGAACCGGAAACGACACGCCCCTCGACCAGGGTCAACTCGGGGCCCTGTGCAGCCTGGAGGACTCCACGCGGCTGCGCCTGTACACCTACGTCGCCGAGGCCGGAGAGCCCGTGACCCGCGACCAGGCCGCCGCAGCACTCGACATCGACCGGTCACTCGCCGCCTACCACCTGGACAAGCTGGCGAACGAGGGGCTCCTGGTGCCCTCGTTCGCCCGCCCCGAAGGCCGCGGCGGCCCCGGGGCAGGGCGCCCCGCCAAGCATTACGCCCGAGCCGACCGGGAGTTCGCCGTCAGTCTGCCGCCGCGCGACTACCGGCTGGCTGCGGAACTGTTCGCGCGCGCGGCCGCAGCGGACGCCACGGGCACCGTTCGGGGAGCCCTCGAACAGGCTGCGACCCGGATGGGCAGGGAACTTGCCGCCGATGGCGCCGATCTGCACGACCAGCTCCGTCAACAAGGCTTCGCGCCGTACGACGACGGGGACACCGTTTGGCTGCGCAACTGCCCGTTCCACCAGCTCGCCCGCGAGCACACAGCGTTGGTGTGCGGCATGAACCTCGCACTGCTCACGGGCATGACCGAGGCCCTGAACACCGAGGTCAACCCCCGGCTCGATCCGGGCCCGGACCGCTGCTGCGTGACGCTGGAGACCTGA
- a CDS encoding FAD-dependent oxidoreductase, with protein MHWAGSETATSWFGYMDGAVSSGERAAAEVLGALPSRAGS; from the coding sequence TTGCACTGGGCGGGCAGCGAGACCGCGACCTCCTGGTTCGGCTACATGGACGGGGCAGTCTCCTCGGGCGAGCGCGCGGCGGCGGAGGTGCTCGGAGCCCTTCCGTCGCGCGCGGGATCGTGA
- a CDS encoding RNA polymerase sigma factor yields MAGGHGPAVRDARHVVGAVWRIESARIVGALARYTGDVALAEDVAQEALAEALVAWPRDGVPHNPAGWLTTVGRRRAIDTFRRRAALDERYAALAHQLGEGGAASGGSPASSGAASEGALLFDPDRVDDDVLALAFTACHPALSPEAQVALTLRVIGGLTSDEIARAFLVPTATVQARITRAKKTLSAARVPFEVPPPEERRERLGSVLSVVYLVFTEGSTATSGDDLIRPDLAHEALRMARVLARLAPDEPEVHGLLALLELTAARFPARTGPEGDPVLLEDQDRRRWDRAAIGRGRAALARAAGAGRGLGAYGLQAAIAECHAVAPSVDDTDWERIVVLYEALERLAPSPVVELNRAVALSMALGPAVALPVVDDLAGSERLAGSHLLPSVRGELLTRLGRTEEARSELSRAVDLCANYRERAVLERKLGDLS; encoded by the coding sequence GTGGCGGGAGGCCACGGGCCAGCTGTGAGGGACGCGCGGCACGTCGTCGGCGCGGTGTGGCGGATTGAGTCGGCCCGGATCGTCGGGGCGCTGGCCCGCTACACCGGGGACGTCGCGCTGGCCGAGGACGTCGCCCAGGAGGCCCTGGCGGAGGCGCTGGTGGCCTGGCCCCGCGACGGTGTGCCGCACAACCCGGCCGGGTGGCTGACGACCGTGGGCCGGCGCCGGGCGATCGACACGTTCCGGCGTCGCGCCGCACTCGACGAGCGGTACGCCGCCCTCGCCCACCAGTTGGGCGAGGGCGGCGCCGCCTCGGGCGGGTCGCCGGCGTCCTCGGGCGCGGCGTCCGAGGGCGCGTTGCTGTTCGATCCGGACCGGGTCGACGACGACGTGCTGGCATTGGCGTTCACCGCCTGTCACCCGGCGCTGTCGCCGGAGGCGCAGGTCGCGCTCACGTTGCGGGTCATCGGCGGCCTGACCAGCGACGAGATCGCCCGCGCGTTCCTCGTGCCCACCGCGACGGTGCAGGCGCGGATCACCCGAGCCAAGAAGACCCTGTCGGCCGCCCGGGTCCCGTTCGAGGTGCCACCGCCCGAGGAGCGCCGGGAGCGGCTGGGCTCGGTACTGAGTGTCGTCTACCTGGTCTTCACGGAGGGATCGACGGCCACGTCCGGCGACGACCTGATTCGCCCCGACCTCGCCCATGAGGCGCTGCGGATGGCGCGGGTCCTCGCGCGCCTGGCCCCCGACGAGCCCGAGGTTCACGGCCTGCTCGCGCTGCTCGAGCTGACCGCCGCCCGGTTCCCGGCCCGCACCGGCCCCGAGGGCGACCCGGTGCTGCTCGAGGACCAGGACCGGCGACGGTGGGACCGGGCCGCGATCGGGCGTGGTCGCGCCGCGCTTGCCCGCGCCGCGGGGGCGGGCCGGGGCCTTGGCGCGTACGGCCTGCAGGCTGCGATTGCCGAGTGCCACGCGGTCGCCCCCTCGGTCGACGACACGGACTGGGAGCGGATCGTGGTGCTGTACGAGGCGCTCGAACGTTTGGCGCCCTCCCCGGTGGTCGAGCTGAACCGCGCCGTGGCGCTCTCGATGGCGCTGGGGCCCGCCGTCGCGCTGCCCGTCGTCGACGACCTGGCCGGCAGCGAGCGGCTCGCTGGCTCCCACCTTCTGCCGAGCGTGCGCGGCGAGCTGTTGACCCGCCTCGGACGGACCGAGGAGGCCCGGTCGGAGCTCAGCCGAGCCGTCGACCTCTGCGCGAACTACCGCGAACGTGCCGTGCTCGAGCGCAAGCTCGGCGACCTCAGCTGA
- a CDS encoding GAF and ANTAR domain-containing protein yields MVDQAELVRVFADYARTLRDGYEVGDVLYRLTDQVVAALDIDGAGVSLGEHGELQFVSASDAQVVRIEDHQTEVGDGPCHEAYASGEVVTSADLTAETRWPRFTPVALQQGWCAVAGVPLYAAGRPLGALDLYRRGPQEWPADRVEAAGVLADMAASYILNAQTIVERDTVREQLQHALDSRVVIEQAKGKLAERHGLDAATAFERLRGAARSRRERIHDAARAVVNGHLDC; encoded by the coding sequence ATGGTGGATCAGGCTGAGCTGGTGCGGGTGTTCGCCGACTACGCGCGCACGCTCAGGGACGGCTACGAGGTTGGTGATGTGTTGTACCGGCTCACCGACCAGGTCGTGGCCGCGCTCGACATCGATGGCGCCGGCGTGTCGCTGGGCGAGCACGGAGAGCTGCAGTTCGTGAGCGCGTCGGACGCGCAGGTGGTGCGCATCGAGGACCACCAGACCGAAGTCGGTGACGGTCCCTGTCACGAGGCCTATGCCAGCGGGGAGGTGGTCACCAGCGCCGATCTCACCGCGGAGACGCGGTGGCCCCGCTTCACCCCGGTGGCGTTGCAGCAGGGTTGGTGCGCGGTCGCGGGGGTCCCGCTGTATGCGGCGGGACGCCCCCTCGGCGCGCTCGACCTCTACCGCCGTGGCCCACAGGAATGGCCTGCCGACCGGGTCGAGGCCGCCGGGGTGCTGGCTGACATGGCCGCGTCCTACATCCTCAACGCCCAGACCATCGTCGAGCGCGACACCGTTCGCGAGCAGCTGCAACACGCGCTCGACAGCCGCGTGGTGATCGAACAGGCCAAGGGCAAGCTCGCCGAACGCCACGGCCTCGACGCTGCCACCGCCTTCGAGCGGCTCCGCGGCGCCGCCCGCAGCCGCCGCGAACGCATCCACGACGCCGCCCGCGCCGTCGTCAACGGCCACCTCGACTGCTAG
- a CDS encoding transposase — protein MAGGPAALRLVTEMGMTPAQAAQDLGCSAQAIRDWRRQAEIDAGEREGLSSDERERLQTENTELKRRNEQLEQEREILNERPPTSPQCQAEGRLGAFARYFAAPPGGWWFVLDLRRFEPGRLGWLDGSTTRS, from the coding sequence CTGGCGGGTGGGCCAGCGGCGCTGCGGCTGGTCACCGAGATGGGCATGACCCCAGCGCAGGCGGCGCAGGACCTGGGTTGTTCGGCGCAGGCGATCCGCGACTGGCGCCGGCAGGCCGAGATCGACGCGGGCGAGCGCGAGGGGCTGTCCAGCGACGAGCGCGAGCGGCTGCAGACCGAGAACACCGAGCTCAAGCGGCGCAACGAGCAGCTCGAGCAGGAGCGTGAGATCCTAAACGAGCGGCCGCCTACTTCGCCTCAATGTCAGGCTGAAGGGCGGCTCGGGGCGTTCGCTCGCTATTTCGCTGCCCCGCCCGGTGGGTGGTGGTTTGTCCTGGATCTGCGGCGCTTCGAGCCCGGGCGGCTGGGGTGGCTTGATGGGAGCACGACGAGGTCTTGA
- a CDS encoding cell wall-binding repeat-containing protein has product MLIALVVSLSASTAVAREAPSDPEISPPVGALDAPDDEIMVGLAAPVRPEGELTVTQRGRQRHRISRMQASVADEIDQLGGEVLRRYETLALLAVSAPAHRHDDIAALDGVAEVAPNWRFERHLDDNVPITGATDVGVVDAGLTGAGQTVAIIDDGVQFDHEFFADAVGDSRVTEEACFLLGSPSTCPDGSDEQVGQGAAAPQPGADHGLHVTGIAAGSNPDGDGPARGMAPEADILGVNVFGTNGNTSFADLVSALEWVYGHTQGGYSVSAANMSISGGLELSAECESSYAALFAPAVEQLRSVGALVISAAGNNSSREFMGAPACVDSILSVGASDRFDNIAEFSNASAHTDLLAPGVEILSAGLDDSYRLHSGTSMAAPLTTGATALLAQATDDLDADDLSAALLASPVTIDDDRSGGTLGGLPRLDVPAALVALGERELAATTTTVRATPGEQLTVDLADLVMGEDPAGLTYDVTTDGGVAASMDDSQVHLEVPPDTEQGAVGVGWQAASGDAVAEAQLTVHVTPWQERGSVPAQRVAGAGIPPADITTDASGRLYVAGGRVTGTGTPNDVGPSPRVDRYDPATDQWDLILPLPFGPTDDVAMASDDQGRVYALSPDGVARFDPDDDEWGSIAELPSERILLAAASDHEGRIYAVGGFDRADGATSSLVERYDPSTDEWTEVASLETSREQLTTTTDADGRIYAVGGYDYDTEDSVAAVERFDPDVGEWETLAAMEEGRLGHAVGVDSDGHVLALRGTTPDPDTALWTHVNGSERYDPATDEWAATDHPPREGAMASAARSGDSLYLVGNLYQRTRAIEARGVKRMAGADRFATAAQLSADRFAPGVNVAYVASGTGFADALTGSVAAGIDEAPVLLVTADAVPGVIAEELARLSPERIVALGGSAAISADVVSELGTFTDGDVQRLSGPERFSTAAAISHATFAEADTVYVATGSDFPDGLAGAPAAVAAGGPLLLVTADAVPDATADEVARLDPERIVLLGGTGAIGPGVESALAAEAEVDRLAGSQRFATAALVADEFEDPSEVFVATGAEFADALTAGAVAGAAGAPVMLATADTLPEDTRVAITAFGPRAITVMGGTAAIGETVSTTLEELVAP; this is encoded by the coding sequence GTGCTCATCGCACTCGTGGTCAGCCTGAGCGCGTCCACCGCAGTCGCTCGCGAGGCGCCGAGCGACCCGGAGATCTCACCCCCTGTCGGCGCGCTGGACGCTCCCGACGACGAGATCATGGTGGGCCTGGCAGCGCCGGTGCGCCCCGAGGGCGAGCTCACCGTGACCCAACGTGGCCGCCAGCGTCACCGCATCAGCCGCATGCAAGCCAGTGTCGCCGACGAGATAGACCAGCTCGGCGGCGAGGTGTTGCGCCGCTATGAGACGCTGGCGCTACTAGCGGTGTCGGCACCCGCGCACCGTCACGACGACATCGCCGCACTCGACGGAGTCGCGGAAGTCGCCCCCAACTGGCGCTTCGAACGCCACCTGGACGACAACGTGCCGATCACCGGGGCCACCGACGTTGGTGTTGTCGACGCCGGTCTGACCGGCGCCGGCCAGACCGTGGCGATCATTGACGACGGCGTGCAGTTCGACCACGAGTTCTTCGCGGATGCCGTCGGCGACAGCCGCGTGACGGAAGAAGCGTGCTTCCTGCTCGGAAGCCCCAGCACCTGCCCCGATGGCAGCGATGAACAAGTCGGCCAGGGCGCAGCCGCACCGCAGCCGGGCGCCGACCACGGTTTGCACGTGACGGGCATCGCCGCCGGGTCCAACCCGGACGGGGACGGGCCGGCCCGCGGCATGGCCCCCGAGGCCGACATCCTCGGGGTCAACGTGTTCGGCACTAACGGCAACACGTCGTTCGCCGACCTGGTCTCCGCGCTCGAGTGGGTGTACGGCCATACGCAGGGCGGCTACTCGGTGTCCGCAGCCAACATGAGTATCAGCGGCGGGCTGGAGCTGTCCGCGGAGTGCGAGTCCAGCTACGCCGCTCTGTTCGCGCCGGCCGTCGAACAGTTACGCAGCGTCGGTGCGTTGGTGATCTCGGCAGCCGGCAACAACAGCAGCCGCGAGTTCATGGGTGCGCCGGCATGTGTGGACAGCATCCTCTCGGTGGGCGCCAGCGACCGCTTCGACAACATCGCCGAGTTCAGCAACGCGAGCGCCCACACCGACCTGCTCGCTCCCGGCGTCGAGATCCTCTCCGCTGGACTCGATGATAGCTATCGCCTCCACTCGGGCACCTCCATGGCAGCGCCATTGACCACCGGCGCCACCGCGCTGCTCGCCCAGGCCACCGACGATCTCGACGCCGACGACCTCTCCGCCGCCTTGCTGGCCTCACCAGTGACCATCGACGACGACCGCTCCGGTGGCACCCTCGGCGGCCTGCCACGCCTCGACGTGCCCGCCGCCCTGGTCGCGCTCGGCGAACGGGAGTTGGCGGCGACCACCACCACGGTGCGCGCCACACCCGGCGAGCAGCTGACCGTCGACCTCGCTGACCTCGTCATGGGTGAGGATCCCGCCGGGCTCACCTACGACGTGACCACAGACGGTGGCGTGGCTGCCTCGATGGACGACTCGCAGGTGCATCTGGAGGTTCCGCCCGACACCGAGCAGGGCGCGGTCGGGGTGGGATGGCAGGCGGCAAGCGGCGACGCTGTCGCTGAGGCGCAGCTGACGGTCCACGTCACGCCGTGGCAGGAACGTGGGTCGGTTCCGGCGCAGCGCGTGGCCGGAGCGGGCATACCCCCCGCCGACATCACGACCGATGCGAGCGGTCGCCTGTACGTCGCCGGTGGGCGCGTCACCGGCACGGGCACACCGAACGACGTGGGACCGTCTCCCCGCGTCGACCGCTACGACCCCGCCACCGACCAGTGGGACCTGATCTTGCCGTTGCCGTTCGGACCCACCGACGACGTCGCGATGGCCAGCGACGACCAGGGGCGCGTGTACGCGCTGTCCCCCGACGGCGTGGCTCGGTTCGACCCCGACGACGACGAGTGGGGCTCGATCGCCGAGCTGCCCTCCGAGCGCATCCTGCTTGCCGCGGCCAGCGACCACGAGGGTCGCATCTATGCCGTCGGTGGCTTCGACAGGGCCGACGGCGCCACCTCCAGTCTCGTGGAGCGCTACGACCCCTCCACCGACGAATGGACGGAAGTCGCCTCGCTAGAGACCTCCCGCGAGCAGCTCACCACCACCACCGATGCCGATGGGCGCATCTACGCCGTGGGCGGCTACGACTATGACACCGAGGACTCGGTTGCCGCCGTGGAGCGCTTCGACCCGGACGTCGGCGAATGGGAAACGCTGGCAGCCATGGAAGAAGGCCGACTTGGCCACGCCGTGGGCGTTGACTCCGACGGGCACGTGCTCGCGTTGCGCGGCACCACACCCGACCCGGACACCGCCTTGTGGACCCACGTGAACGGCAGCGAGCGCTACGACCCTGCGACTGACGAATGGGCCGCTACGGACCACCCGCCACGGGAAGGTGCTATGGCCTCGGCCGCCCGTAGCGGCGACAGCCTCTACCTGGTGGGCAACCTGTATCAGCGCACCAGGGCCATCGAGGCGCGCGGGGTGAAGCGCATGGCGGGTGCTGACCGCTTCGCGACCGCCGCGCAGCTGTCGGCCGACCGCTTCGCGCCCGGTGTGAACGTCGCCTACGTGGCTTCCGGCACGGGCTTCGCTGACGCGCTGACCGGTAGCGTTGCCGCCGGTATCGACGAGGCACCGGTGCTCTTGGTCACCGCCGATGCGGTCCCCGGGGTCATCGCCGAGGAGCTGGCTCGGCTCAGCCCCGAGCGGATCGTCGCGCTGGGCGGGTCAGCCGCGATCAGCGCCGACGTGGTCTCCGAACTGGGGACGTTCACCGACGGCGATGTGCAGCGCCTGTCCGGCCCGGAGCGATTCTCGACCGCCGCGGCGATCTCGCACGCCACCTTCGCCGAGGCCGACACGGTGTATGTGGCCACCGGGTCGGACTTCCCCGACGGGTTGGCAGGGGCGCCGGCGGCCGTAGCTGCCGGTGGACCGCTGCTGCTGGTCACCGCCGACGCCGTCCCGGACGCCACCGCCGACGAGGTCGCCCGCCTGGACCCCGAGCGGATCGTCCTGCTCGGGGGCACCGGGGCGATCGGCCCCGGCGTCGAGTCTGCCCTCGCCGCGGAGGCAGAAGTGGACCGCCTGGCCGGCTCGCAACGGTTTGCCACAGCCGCACTCGTCGCCGACGAGTTCGAGGATCCCAGCGAAGTGTTCGTGGCGACCGGCGCGGAGTTCGCCGACGCGTTGACGGCCGGCGCGGTGGCTGGCGCTGCCGGCGCCCCGGTCATGCTGGCAACGGCCGACACGCTACCCGAGGACACCAGGGTCGCGATCACCGCCTTCGGCCCCAGGGCGATCACGGTGATGGGCGGCACGGCCGCGATCGGCGAGACCGTCAGCACCACGCTGGAGGAGTTGGTGGCCCCCTGA